ATGGCACGACGCAGCTTGGTTTTGAACGGGAACAGGTGCTTATCGCGGTACTGATTGGGTCTGCGTTTCAACTGTTTACGATCCCGCTGGCTGGCGCCCTCTCTGACCGGATCAACAGGCGGATGCTGTACGCGTTAGCCGCCGTTGCCGCGAGCGCCTGGGGCTTTGTCTTCTTTGTGGTCGTTGACGAGCAGAACACCTTCATGCTCACGGTCGGCATTGTGCTCGGACTCATGTTCCACTCGTTTATGTATGGCCCGCAGGCTGCCTACATTATTGAACAGTTCCAGCCGCGCCTCCGCTACACCGGCAGCTCACTCGCGTACACGATTGCCGGTGTGTTTGGCGGGGCGATTGCGCCGCTCATGTTCACCTGGCTATTAAGCGCTACCGGATCGTGGATCCCGGTTGCGATCTACCTCGCCGTTGCCGTCATTATCACGCTCATCGGGCTTGCCCTTGGGCGCGATTCAAACGTGGCCGAGGATCACGAATACCTTGAGAGCATGACGGGCGCGGTTGATGTTGCCGAGATTTCTTCGCAACAACGCGCCTAAGCGCCGCGCAAGAGGACGTCGAGCGTGACCGCCAAGTGATGGTCGGTGGCGGCGATTGCGGCGGATATGTCATTCGCTTCGATTGCCGCCACGATGTTCTCGTGTTCGGTGCATACGCTCTCTTGGCGATGTGGCGTTCGAAACAGTGCTTCTACGCCGATGAGTACGAGACGGGTCCGCAGCTTGGAATACGTTTCGGACAGCAACTCGTTCCCAGCGGCATCCACCAGCAACTCATGAAAGGTTCGATCGTGGGCAATGAATGTTTTTCCGGTCGCTTCAGGTTCGGAATGGACGAGCGAACGTTGCTCATCCAGGACCGCACGCATCGCTTGGGCGGGGGCAGCGCCCCGTTCCATCGCGAGGGTTGTTGCGCTTCGTTCGAGGATGCCGCGCAGCTCCATAACCTCGCTGATTTGCCGACCGGTAATGATGGGAATCTGCGCGCCGCGTTTGGGGATCATCTCGACGAGGCCTTCGGCCGAGAGCAACAGCATGGCTTCGCGGACCGGCGTTCGTGAGACACCAACGCGGTCGGCAATGTCTTGTTCGTTGATAAATTGCCCCTGCATCGCCGGGTCGCTGAGTACGTGCTCTCTGAGGAATGACGTTGCGAGATCGCGCCCTGACAGTGGTGCCGACAATGGGTTCTGCATACACCAGATATACACCATGAGGAGAAGAAATGAAGATTGCACTTGCACAAGTAGTGACCGGCGCCAACCTCGCCGAGAACCTTCGCATCGTCGAGGATCGCGTGATCGAAGCGGCAGAACGAGGAGCAGACCTCGTGGTCTTTCCAGAGGCAACCATGCGGGCCTTTGGTAACTCGCTCCTTGACATCGCGGAGCCTCTCGATGGGCCTTGGGTCACAAGCGTTCGTCAGTTTGCACGCGTGTATGGCATCACGATTATCGTTGGCGTGTTTACCCAAGGCGACAACGATCGGGTGGTAAACACCCTTGTTGTCGCACAACCGGACGGACTGAGCAGCTATAACAAGATGCACCTCTTTGATGCCTTTGGGTATGCGGAGTCGGAGTCGGTTCTCGCAGGGGAGTCTCCAACGGTGACCACTATCTCCGATGTGAATGTTGGACTCGCCGTCTGTTACGACCTCAGGTTTCCAGCGCTCTTTGCGCAGAACGCTGCCGCCGGGGCTGTCGTGAACGTGGTGAGCGCGTCGTGGGGTGCTGGTGAGTGCAAGATTGAACAGTGGATGTTGCTGGCAAGGGCACGTGCCCTTGACACGACGACGTTTGTGGTTGCCTGCGGCCAGGCAGATCCCAAAGCTGCCGGGGTGCCGGCCGTTCCGAACGCTCCTACGGGCGTTGGGCACAGTCTGGTGGTCGCTCCAGATGGGACGGTTCTCGCGGAAGCCGGTGCAGGCGAAGAACTGCTCGTCGTTGACCTAGACCTCACCCTCATTGAGTCAACTCGGCGGCAACTTCCTGTTCTGGCAAATCAGCGGTTTCGTTCCGTGCGTGCATAGAACCGGCCAGGAATCGCCAGTGATTGGTCGCAGATCCACTCAATCAATGCCGCATGGGTGGATCCGCGACCAATCTACGCGTGACAGATAAGGGCAGGTCGTGACGGGCTGCCCGTGAGGGGCGTATTGGCCAGGGGGTTGCCCTCGCGTGCGTGCAAGAGCGAGCCCAATGGCGTGTATGCTTGACCGAGACAAAACGACACCTTTAAACGCTGTCCAGAGAGGCAGAGAAGGGAGTCAGCTTTGAGCACTCGCATTGTGCTGCAGCAGGCTGATATTAGCCGGGCATTGACCCGTATCTCGCACGAGATTCTTGAATCTAACAAGGGAACTGATCGCCTCATCATTCTGGGAATCCCAACGCGCGGAGTCTTGCTTGGCCGCCGCATTGGGGAAATCATCCAGAGCATCGAACCAACCGAGCGCAACCTCGTTGGACAGCTCGATGTGACGATGTATCGTGACGATCTCGCCCATCATCCAACGCGGACCCCGTCGCCGACTGAGATGCCGGCAGAGGGCATCGACGGTGCCACTGTCGTCCTTGTTGATGATGTGCTCTACTCAGG
The DNA window shown above is from Lysinibacter cavernae and carries:
- a CDS encoding GntR family transcriptional regulator, encoding MQNPLSAPLSGRDLATSFLREHVLSDPAMQGQFINEQDIADRVGVSRTPVREAMLLLSAEGLVEMIPKRGAQIPIITGRQISEVMELRGILERSATTLAMERGAAPAQAMRAVLDEQRSLVHSEPEATGKTFIAHDRTFHELLVDAAGNELLSETYSKLRTRLVLIGVEALFRTPHRQESVCTEHENIVAAIEANDISAAIAATDHHLAVTLDVLLRGA
- a CDS encoding carbon-nitrogen hydrolase family protein, with the translated sequence MKIALAQVVTGANLAENLRIVEDRVIEAAERGADLVVFPEATMRAFGNSLLDIAEPLDGPWVTSVRQFARVYGITIIVGVFTQGDNDRVVNTLVVAQPDGLSSYNKMHLFDAFGYAESESVLAGESPTVTTISDVNVGLAVCYDLRFPALFAQNAAAGAVVNVVSASWGAGECKIEQWMLLARARALDTTTFVVACGQADPKAAGVPAVPNAPTGVGHSLVVAPDGTVLAEAGAGEELLVVDLDLTLIESTRRQLPVLANQRFRSVRA